The following are encoded in a window of Maridesulfovibrio ferrireducens genomic DNA:
- the lepB gene encoding signal peptidase I, with translation MNPRWQSTLKEYIEALFIALLLALFIRTFIVQAFKIPSGSMLQTLQIGDHLLVNKFTYGVKIPFTSKVVIEMGDPEYKDIIVFKYPGDTSKDYIKRVIGVPGDTVEIKNKKVFVNGNPLVEPYTQFIDNAHVSTLRDNMPPRQIPAGEYFVMGDNRDGSNDSRFWGNVPRDNILGKAWIIYWSWGGPDSVRWNRLGSLLH, from the coding sequence ATGAATCCCAGATGGCAGAGCACCCTTAAAGAGTATATTGAAGCCCTTTTTATAGCCCTTTTGTTAGCCCTTTTTATAAGGACTTTTATAGTTCAGGCTTTTAAAATACCTTCCGGTTCCATGTTGCAGACCCTTCAGATCGGAGATCATCTTCTGGTCAATAAATTTACTTATGGAGTGAAGATACCGTTTACTTCAAAGGTTGTGATCGAGATGGGAGATCCTGAATATAAAGATATTATCGTGTTTAAATATCCGGGCGATACCAGCAAAGATTATATCAAAAGAGTAATCGGTGTTCCGGGTGATACTGTGGAGATCAAGAACAAGAAAGTTTTTGTGAATGGAAATCCGCTGGTTGAGCCGTATACTCAGTTTATTGATAATGCACATGTGTCCACGCTGCGCGATAATATGCCGCCTCGTCAGATTCCTGCGGGTGAATATTTCGTAATGGGTGATAATCGAGATGGCTCCAATGATTCCAGATTCTGGGGAAATGTTCCGCGTGATAATATTCTGGGTAAGGCCTGGATTATTTATTGGTCATGGGGTGGACCGGATTCTGTACGCTGGAATCGTTTAGGAAGCCTGCTTCATTAG
- a CDS encoding bacteriohemerythrin has translation MAKIEWSESLSMGVAELDGHHKEILRIMSMLLDALNRGQDEDAITLLLSKLREYTLFHFAAEEAFMEEIEFPQRRKHIARHAELKRKVKAFQYARFHHEDLTSEDYKKFLSAWLLEHILDYDFKIIKYLRERKIAPENIKDKGKADLTKGKLAAAEESKKQEEE, from the coding sequence GTGGCTAAAATAGAGTGGAGTGAGTCCTTAAGTATGGGCGTTGCGGAATTAGACGGACATCATAAAGAAATTCTACGTATAATGAGCATGCTTCTTGATGCCTTGAATAGGGGGCAGGATGAAGACGCAATTACTCTGCTGCTTTCTAAGTTGCGTGAATACACTCTCTTCCATTTTGCAGCTGAGGAAGCTTTTATGGAAGAAATCGAGTTTCCTCAACGCCGTAAGCATATAGCTAGACACGCTGAATTAAAGCGTAAAGTTAAAGCCTTTCAGTATGCACGTTTTCATCATGAAGATTTAACTTCTGAAGATTATAAAAAATTTCTTTCGGCGTGGTTGCTTGAGCATATTCTTGATTATGATTTTAAGATTATTAAATATTTGCGTGAGCGAAAGATTGCTCCCGAAAATATTAAAGATAAGGGTAAGGCTGACCTGACGAAGGGTAAACTTGCGGCGGCTGAAGAAAGTAAAAAACAAGAGGAGGAGTAA
- a CDS encoding YifB family Mg chelatase-like AAA ATPase has protein sequence MIAKVACAALMGIDAFKVDLEVDLARQGMPAFTMVGLAEGAVKESKERVFSALKNSGYRLPPSRITVNLAPADIRKAGSAYDLPLAVALLGAAGIIDQELLEGWFLAGELSLGGEVKPVHGVLSLALEARKKGAKGLIVGSANAHEAAVVEGLDVYGISSLSHLVKFLLSEEVLEPTVVDTATLWAGRQDFGLDFAEVKGQEHAKRAIEIGAAGNHNILFIGPPGSGKTMLAQRIPTVLPPLVFEEALEVTKIYSVSGQLDREKALMVIRPFRSPHHTISDAGMIGGGAYPKPGEVSLAHRGVLFLDELPEFKKNVLEVLRQPLEGGEVTISRAAMSLSYPADFMLVAAMNPCPCGYATDERHACTCTPVAVQRYASRLSGPLLDRIDLQIEVPAVDYKDLRGNKGVDSATMRGNIERVRAIQSERYKDLNILTNSELSGSSLEKFCKLTEAEHTFLEQAVRSLGLSARAYTRILRIARTIADLAEDELIQVPHLAEAINYRSMDRCK, from the coding sequence TTGATAGCAAAAGTTGCCTGCGCCGCCCTGATGGGTATTGATGCCTTTAAAGTTGATCTTGAAGTTGACCTTGCCAGACAGGGGATGCCTGCTTTTACTATGGTAGGCCTTGCCGAAGGCGCTGTTAAAGAAAGTAAAGAGAGAGTCTTCTCGGCCCTTAAAAATAGCGGATACCGTCTTCCTCCCTCACGAATCACTGTAAATCTAGCTCCGGCGGATATCCGTAAAGCCGGTTCGGCGTATGATCTGCCTTTGGCTGTGGCCTTGCTTGGTGCAGCGGGGATTATTGATCAAGAGTTGCTTGAAGGCTGGTTTCTGGCTGGTGAGCTCTCGCTGGGTGGCGAGGTAAAGCCTGTGCACGGGGTGTTGTCTTTAGCACTCGAAGCCCGCAAAAAAGGGGCAAAAGGGCTTATTGTAGGAAGCGCGAATGCTCATGAAGCCGCAGTAGTTGAAGGATTGGATGTCTACGGAATTTCTTCTCTTTCGCATTTGGTTAAATTTTTGTTGAGTGAAGAAGTACTGGAACCCACTGTTGTTGATACTGCAACGCTTTGGGCCGGGCGGCAGGATTTCGGGTTGGATTTTGCCGAGGTTAAAGGGCAGGAGCATGCTAAACGGGCAATTGAAATAGGCGCTGCCGGAAATCATAATATACTTTTCATAGGACCTCCCGGAAGCGGCAAAACAATGCTTGCCCAGAGGATTCCTACAGTTCTTCCTCCTCTTGTTTTTGAAGAAGCTCTCGAAGTTACCAAAATTTACAGCGTGTCCGGTCAGCTTGATCGAGAGAAAGCTTTGATGGTTATTCGTCCTTTCCGTTCGCCCCATCATACAATTTCAGACGCGGGCATGATCGGTGGCGGGGCATACCCTAAACCGGGTGAAGTATCGCTTGCTCATCGCGGGGTGCTTTTTCTGGATGAACTTCCAGAGTTTAAAAAGAATGTGCTTGAAGTGCTTCGTCAGCCACTTGAGGGCGGAGAGGTAACCATTTCTCGCGCGGCTATGTCTTTATCATATCCGGCTGATTTTATGCTCGTTGCGGCTATGAACCCTTGTCCGTGCGGATATGCCACAGATGAAAGGCATGCCTGCACTTGTACTCCTGTCGCTGTGCAACGTTACGCATCACGTCTTTCAGGTCCGCTTCTGGATCGTATTGACTTGCAGATAGAGGTTCCGGCTGTTGATTATAAAGATCTGCGCGGAAACAAAGGGGTTGATTCAGCTACAATGCGCGGCAATATTGAAAGAGTCAGAGCTATTCAGTCAGAAAGGTATAAGGATCTCAATATTTTGACGAATAGTGAGCTTTCCGGTTCCTCTCTTGAAAAATTTTGCAAACTGACAGAAGCAGAGCATACCTTTCTTGAACAGGCTGTGCGCAGTCTGGGACTTTCAGCCAGAGCCTATACTCGTATACTTCGAATAGCCCGCACTATAGCCGACCTTGCTGAGGATGAATTGATTCAAGTTCCGCACCTTGCGGAGGCAATCAATTACCGGAGCATGGACAGGTGTAAATAG
- a CDS encoding 4Fe-4S binding protein gives MNKIISDFLPALIGVLVGGILYFSVGWWGFLLIFPYIGGCVTLGILVGNRFKGAKKDIGRRIAILAISPIFLVFLGLLQRENLQIEETVFYGAFFLSSGIFTRVLIHYAVAKIGGPFIWGRGFCGWACWTAALLEWLPINDNKTIPPKYTWLRYPVLVVSILIPLLFLWSGYDYVGRQIDPARGKEGQLIWFMVGNGIYYLTAVILAFSFRKKRAFCKILCPVSLVMKPSCSYARIKKKPTENECIKCKKCNELCPMDVDVMGAISNGLSVNSTECILCGQCSNVCPVGAIK, from the coding sequence ATGAATAAAATTATTTCAGATTTTCTTCCGGCACTTATAGGCGTCTTGGTTGGGGGCATACTCTACTTCTCAGTCGGTTGGTGGGGTTTTTTGCTGATTTTCCCGTATATCGGTGGCTGTGTAACTTTGGGAATATTAGTTGGAAATCGTTTTAAGGGCGCTAAAAAAGATATTGGAAGACGAATCGCTATACTTGCAATCTCCCCGATATTTCTTGTTTTTTTAGGCTTATTGCAACGGGAAAACCTACAAATTGAGGAAACTGTTTTTTACGGAGCCTTTTTCTTGAGTTCAGGAATATTTACGCGGGTACTCATTCATTACGCTGTTGCTAAAATCGGTGGGCCATTTATATGGGGGCGTGGTTTTTGTGGCTGGGCTTGCTGGACAGCTGCTTTATTAGAGTGGCTGCCGATAAATGATAATAAGACTATCCCTCCAAAATATACATGGCTTAGATATCCAGTATTGGTTGTTTCTATCCTTATCCCTTTGCTTTTCCTTTGGTCAGGATATGATTATGTCGGGCGACAAATTGATCCTGCGCGTGGGAAAGAAGGTCAGTTGATATGGTTTATGGTCGGTAATGGCATTTATTATCTGACTGCTGTAATACTTGCGTTTTCATTTAGAAAAAAAAGAGCTTTCTGTAAAATTTTATGCCCTGTTTCATTGGTAATGAAGCCATCTTGTTCCTACGCACGTATCAAAAAAAAGCCTACAGAGAATGAATGCATAAAATGTAAAAAATGCAATGAATTATGCCCGATGGATGTTGATGTTATGGGAGCGATCAGTAATGGTCTCTCTGTAAATTCAACGGAATGCATTTTATGCGGACAGTGTTCAAATGTATGTCCCGTCGGCGCTATTAAATAG